Proteins from one Mycobacterium sp. EPa45 genomic window:
- a CDS encoding SDR family oxidoreductase, whose protein sequence is MHIDGSIAVITGAGSGIGRAIAVALAAAGSSVVVGDVHADTVAETAAVTGGVGVAADASSVDGIATLLDTARNAFGPVDIFVANAGIAGESGLGDDEAAWDRIIDVNLRAHIRAAKALVPEWLERGSGHFVAVASAAGLLTQLGAAPYSVTKHAAVGFAEWLSICYGDKGIGVSCVCPMGVDTPLLRGMAESPDDEIRLAGASVTSAGAVIDPDAVAALVVQAIADGTFLVLPHPEVLTMYRQKGADYGRWIAGMRRFRNTLG, encoded by the coding sequence GTGCACATCGACGGATCGATAGCAGTGATCACCGGAGCGGGCTCGGGTATCGGCAGGGCCATTGCGGTGGCACTGGCAGCGGCCGGTTCCTCGGTCGTGGTCGGTGACGTCCATGCCGACACGGTCGCCGAGACGGCCGCAGTGACCGGGGGCGTCGGGGTGGCGGCAGACGCCTCGAGCGTCGACGGTATCGCCACCCTCCTCGACACCGCACGCAACGCGTTCGGACCGGTAGACATCTTCGTCGCCAATGCCGGCATTGCCGGCGAATCCGGACTCGGCGACGATGAAGCGGCGTGGGATCGGATCATCGATGTAAACCTGCGCGCCCACATCCGTGCAGCGAAAGCTCTTGTGCCGGAATGGCTTGAGCGCGGTAGCGGACACTTCGTCGCCGTCGCGTCGGCCGCCGGCCTGCTCACTCAGCTGGGCGCGGCACCGTACAGCGTGACCAAGCATGCCGCCGTCGGGTTCGCCGAATGGTTGTCCATTTGCTACGGAGACAAGGGGATTGGCGTGAGCTGCGTATGCCCGATGGGGGTGGACACTCCACTATTGCGCGGCATGGCCGAATCGCCGGATGACGAGATCCGACTGGCGGGTGCCTCCGTCACCAGTGCGGGCGCCGTGATCGACCCGGACGCCGTGGCCGCCCTCGTCGTCCAGGCCATCGCCGATGGCACGTTCCTGGTGCTGCCGCATCCCGAGGTGCTGACCATGTACCGGCAGAAGGGCGCCGACTATGGGCGCTGGATCGCCGGGATGCGCCGATTCCGGAACACCCTGGGGTAG
- a CDS encoding DUF1906 domain-containing protein: MHDLPDASRAVNRRDALRYAGALAGLGAASLCWGTPEAAAAAPTLIDFAAKQIPAEHIRAAGHAGVVNYVSTSRPGSSFGAKPITLPYAQSLTAAGLVIVSNYQYGKPGGTAPSDFLRGYAGGIADARAAWQLHTAAGGGQSAPVFFTIDEDISRDTWNRVALQWFRGINSVLGVQRTGVYGGIDVCQWALADGVIGRSSTPGRVWAWQTKAWSGNRVHPAAVLYQRIVSTASNPGPLVGGLEVDVNDALASDVGQWNLHR, translated from the coding sequence GTGCATGATTTGCCCGATGCCAGCCGTGCGGTCAATCGGCGCGACGCGCTGCGCTATGCCGGTGCGTTGGCCGGCCTTGGTGCCGCTTCGCTGTGTTGGGGCACTCCCGAGGCGGCCGCCGCGGCTCCCACACTGATCGACTTCGCCGCCAAACAGATCCCTGCCGAGCACATCCGCGCTGCGGGCCACGCGGGTGTCGTTAACTACGTCTCGACATCGCGTCCGGGCTCCTCTTTCGGCGCCAAGCCGATAACTCTGCCCTACGCCCAGTCCCTGACCGCCGCGGGCCTGGTGATCGTCAGCAACTATCAGTACGGAAAGCCGGGCGGTACGGCGCCGTCGGACTTCCTGCGCGGCTACGCCGGCGGCATCGCGGACGCGCGCGCCGCCTGGCAGCTGCACACCGCCGCGGGCGGTGGCCAGAGCGCGCCGGTCTTCTTCACCATCGACGAGGACATCAGTCGTGACACTTGGAATCGCGTTGCACTGCAATGGTTTCGCGGCATCAACTCCGTGCTCGGAGTGCAGCGCACCGGGGTCTACGGCGGCATCGACGTGTGTCAGTGGGCCTTGGCGGATGGCGTGATCGGACGGTCGAGCACGCCCGGCCGTGTCTGGGCCTGGCAGACCAAGGCCTGGTCGGGCAACCGAGTCCATCCCGCTGCCGTCCTCTATCAGCGCATCGTGAGCACGGCGTCGAACCCCGGTCCGCTGGTCGGCGGCCTCGAAGTCGATGTGAACGACGCCCTGGCCTCCGATGTCGGCCAGTGGAACCTGCACCGCTGA
- a CDS encoding cytochrome P450, producing the protein MTTLDWGIAHRANGTPPPDIPLSDIDLGSLDFWRWDDDRRDGAFATLRREAPVAFFEAATVAGFESGPGHWALTSYDHVHHASRHPEVFSSVPTSVSLSEIDPAVAEFSGSMINLDDPRHHRLRSIVNRAFTPKMVARIDESVRQRARQLVSDMVTNHPDGEADFVEYLSGPFPLQIICDMMGIPEADQQKVFHWTSVALGIGDEEVSSDHDEVIQVILDLAAYGVELAESRRAAPADDLTSSLVSAEVDGEQLSSAEIASFFMLLSAAGNETTRNAISHGMVALSRYPDARATWWADFDAVAPTAVEEIVRWASPVIFMRRNLRQDVELGGVRMKAGDKVSMWYNSANRDEATFDNPWLFDVTRNPNPHFGYGGGGAHFCLGANLARREIRVLFEELHRQIPDIAAVDEPAILSSAFLHGIKRLPVRWTPPG; encoded by the coding sequence ATGACCACACTCGACTGGGGTATCGCGCACCGTGCAAACGGCACGCCACCGCCCGACATCCCCTTGAGTGACATCGACCTGGGCTCCCTCGATTTCTGGCGATGGGACGACGACCGCCGTGACGGCGCATTCGCCACGCTGCGCCGGGAAGCGCCCGTGGCGTTCTTCGAGGCCGCGACGGTAGCCGGATTCGAGTCGGGTCCCGGGCACTGGGCGCTGACGTCGTACGACCATGTGCACCATGCGAGCCGACACCCCGAAGTGTTCAGCTCGGTCCCCACCAGCGTGTCGTTGAGCGAAATCGACCCCGCGGTTGCGGAGTTCAGCGGGTCGATGATCAACCTCGATGACCCGCGCCACCACCGCCTTCGATCGATAGTCAATCGGGCGTTCACCCCCAAGATGGTGGCCCGCATCGATGAGAGCGTGCGACAGCGGGCGCGGCAGCTGGTGAGCGACATGGTGACCAACCACCCCGACGGAGAGGCGGACTTCGTCGAATACCTGTCGGGTCCGTTTCCGCTGCAGATCATCTGCGACATGATGGGCATCCCCGAAGCGGACCAGCAGAAGGTCTTCCACTGGACATCGGTCGCCCTGGGAATCGGTGACGAAGAAGTGTCCTCCGACCACGACGAGGTGATTCAGGTGATACTGGATCTCGCTGCTTACGGCGTCGAGTTGGCCGAGTCCCGCCGCGCGGCTCCCGCTGACGATCTGACCTCCAGCCTGGTTTCGGCGGAGGTCGACGGCGAGCAGCTGTCGTCTGCGGAGATCGCTTCGTTCTTCATGCTGTTGTCCGCGGCCGGTAACGAGACCACCCGCAACGCCATCAGCCACGGCATGGTCGCATTGAGCCGGTATCCCGACGCGCGGGCGACGTGGTGGGCCGATTTCGACGCCGTCGCGCCCACCGCCGTCGAGGAGATCGTCCGGTGGGCCAGTCCGGTGATCTTCATGCGACGCAATCTGAGACAGGACGTCGAACTCGGCGGCGTACGCATGAAGGCCGGCGACAAGGTTTCGATGTGGTACAACTCGGCCAACCGCGACGAAGCCACGTTTGACAATCCATGGTTGTTCGACGTCACCCGAAATCCCAACCCCCACTTCGGTTACGGCGGTGGTGGAGCGCACTTCTGCCTGGGCGCCAACCTGGCGCGGCGCGAGATCCGGGTGCTGTTCGAAGAGTTGCACCGCCAAATCCCCGATATCGCCGCTGTCGACGAACCGGCCATCTTGTCGTCGGCGTTCCTTCACGGCATCAAGCGACTACCTGTCCGCTGGACGCCGCCGGGTTAA